One Bacteroidales bacterium genomic window carries:
- a CDS encoding cation diffusion facilitator family transporter, with amino-acid sequence MSGTKHQNKAKQNTRIAYQEGWLSVVVNLFLFAIKLWAGIISGSVAIVADAWHTLSDSLSSLVVIFGARVSAKPPDDEHPFGHGRAELIASVLIAALLGFVAYEFIRESISKLYEHEAAHFGTIAIVVTIISIVVKEGLAQYAFRAGRKTNYSSLRADGWHHRTDAISSAIILVGIFVGRYLWWVDGVLGILVAIMIFWAGYEILKQAMSRLLGEAPEPDLVHHLTASAKKITSLDLRIHHIHLHEYGDHKELTFHVKLPPKMTVEEAHDLSEKVEKQIWEDLGMVATVHMEPRLH; translated from the coding sequence TTGTCCGGTACAAAGCATCAAAATAAAGCGAAACAAAACACGCGGATTGCTTATCAGGAAGGATGGTTGTCAGTTGTTGTCAACCTTTTTCTGTTTGCCATCAAGTTATGGGCGGGTATTATTTCCGGATCGGTAGCCATCGTTGCCGATGCCTGGCATACGCTGTCCGATTCGCTGAGTTCGCTGGTTGTCATATTTGGGGCTCGCGTTTCGGCCAAGCCACCCGACGACGAGCATCCTTTTGGCCATGGACGTGCCGAGCTTATTGCCAGCGTTCTGATAGCTGCATTGCTTGGTTTTGTGGCGTACGAATTCATTCGCGAAAGCATCAGTAAGCTCTACGAACACGAAGCCGCTCATTTCGGAACCATTGCCATCGTGGTCACCATCATTTCTATTGTTGTAAAAGAAGGTCTGGCGCAATATGCTTTTCGCGCCGGACGCAAGACCAACTATAGTTCTTTGCGCGCCGACGGCTGGCATCATCGCACCGATGCTATTTCGTCAGCGATAATCCTTGTCGGGATTTTTGTGGGAAGATATTTATGGTGGGTCGATGGTGTGTTGGGGATATTGGTAGCCATAATGATTTTTTGGGCCGGCTACGAAATTTTGAAACAAGCCATGAGCCGGTTGTTAGGGGAGGCACCAGAACCTGATCTGGTGCATCATCTTACCGCTTCCGCTAAAAAAATTACTTCGCTCGATCTGCGTATTCATCATATCCATCTCCACGAATATGGCGACCACAAAGAATTGACTTTTCATGTAAAACTTCCACCGAAAATGACTGTGGAAGAAGCCCATGACCTATCGGAGAAAGTGGAAAAACAGATTTGGGAAGATCTTGGAATGGTGGCTACTGTGCATATGGAGCCTCGTCTGCATTAG
- the truA gene encoding tRNA pseudouridine(38-40) synthase TruA produces the protein MRYFIEIMYDGGSYHGWQLQPDDKSVQEVLEQALLYKAGLQNHVTGCGRTDAGVSARQFFAHFDLPQNLDEKKEQLVAELNRFLPPDITARRIFAVPDDAHARFDATSRTYKYYICFRKNPFVRHHAWTFAAPLDVEKMNEAATNLLQYSDFTSFAKLHTDTKTNICNVQEAYWEIQGDLLVFTISADRFLRNMVRAIVGTLVDVGRGKIKPDAIHRIIESQNRSQAGMSVPAQGLFLERVEYNHPWMPK, from the coding sequence TTGAGATATTTTATCGAGATCATGTACGATGGCGGCAGCTACCACGGCTGGCAGTTGCAACCGGACGACAAAAGTGTACAGGAAGTACTCGAGCAGGCACTTTTGTACAAAGCTGGTTTGCAAAATCATGTTACAGGCTGCGGCCGCACCGACGCGGGCGTGAGTGCCCGGCAGTTTTTTGCGCATTTCGATTTGCCGCAAAACCTTGATGAAAAGAAAGAACAATTGGTGGCTGAGCTCAACCGTTTTCTGCCGCCCGACATTACCGCCCGCCGCATCTTTGCTGTTCCTGACGATGCGCACGCACGCTTTGACGCCACCTCACGCACGTACAAATATTACATCTGCTTTCGCAAAAACCCATTTGTGCGGCACCACGCCTGGACCTTCGCAGCGCCATTGGATGTAGAAAAGATGAATGAAGCTGCCACCAACCTGCTGCAATATTCCGATTTTACCAGCTTTGCTAAGCTTCACACCGACACAAAAACCAACATCTGCAACGTGCAGGAGGCATATTGGGAAATACAAGGCGACCTGCTGGTTTTTACAATCAGCGCCGACCGCTTCCTGCGCAACATGGTGCGCGCCATCGTGGGAACGCTGGTGGATGTAGGGCGTGGTAAGATAAAACCCGACGCCATCCATCGCATCATCGAAAGCCAAAACCGCAGCCAGGCAGGAATGTCGGTGCCGGCGCAGGGGCTTTTTCTGGAGCGGGTTGAGTACAATCATCCGTGGATGCCGAAATAA
- a CDS encoding sodium:alanine symporter family protein yields the protein MNPILQTIDNAMIWYNEYIGGFALLLLLIPTGLYFIIRLRFLNLRRIGHSIRIVAGKYDQAHDVGDVNHFKALTTALSATVGTGNIVGVALAIGWGGPGAIFWMWVTGFLGMILKYAECTLAHKYRSFNSDGSVSGGPMYYMEHGLKNQLGKYAKVLAIVFAIAAVLCSLGTGNMAQSNSMSGALFDTYKIDKYVSGAIIALLALLVVVGGIKRIAEVTSRLVPFMAVVYFLAAMLIIVIEYDRIPYAFGIIFSDAFTGKAATGGFFGSVFLMTMLMGVRRGLFSNEAGQGSAAIAHAAAKTDWPAREGLVASLEPLVDTIIICTLTALMIILTGAWELDKEGVTMTTRAMEIGLTRIGIVGVGKHIVAGGLMLFAFSTIIAWAYYGSRAVNYLLGERFIKPFGYMYGLFVFLGSIWGLDLVWHFVDMVITLMTIPNLIALLLLAPVVMSETQKYFSAMDALEPPRKKQKAGKL from the coding sequence ATGAATCCAATTCTACAAACCATCGACAATGCAATGATCTGGTACAACGAATACATTGGTGGATTTGCATTGTTACTGTTACTCATTCCCACCGGATTATATTTCATCATCCGGTTGCGTTTTCTCAACCTCAGGCGGATAGGGCACAGCATCCGGATTGTGGCGGGCAAGTACGATCAGGCTCACGACGTAGGCGATGTAAACCATTTCAAAGCGCTCACCACCGCCTTATCGGCAACGGTAGGAACAGGAAATATTGTTGGCGTAGCGCTGGCCATTGGTTGGGGTGGTCCCGGCGCGATTTTCTGGATGTGGGTAACCGGTTTTCTGGGGATGATTTTGAAATATGCCGAATGTACGCTTGCACACAAATACCGGAGCTTCAACAGCGACGGATCGGTGTCGGGCGGTCCGATGTATTATATGGAGCACGGACTGAAGAATCAACTCGGTAAGTATGCAAAAGTGCTGGCGATCGTTTTTGCAATAGCAGCAGTGCTTTGTTCGCTTGGAACGGGCAATATGGCGCAATCCAACTCCATGTCAGGGGCATTATTCGACACCTATAAAATCGACAAATACGTCTCCGGAGCCATCATTGCATTGCTTGCGCTGCTGGTGGTAGTAGGCGGAATCAAGCGTATTGCGGAGGTAACCTCGCGGTTGGTACCTTTTATGGCTGTTGTATATTTTCTAGCCGCGATGCTGATTATCGTTATCGAATATGATCGTATCCCTTATGCTTTCGGGATTATCTTTAGCGATGCCTTTACCGGCAAGGCTGCCACTGGGGGCTTCTTCGGCTCTGTCTTTCTGATGACCATGCTCATGGGTGTGCGGCGGGGTTTGTTTTCCAATGAGGCCGGACAAGGCTCGGCAGCCATAGCGCACGCTGCTGCAAAAACGGATTGGCCTGCGCGCGAAGGTCTGGTAGCTTCGCTGGAACCGCTGGTAGATACCATCATCATCTGCACACTCACCGCGCTGATGATCATCCTTACCGGCGCCTGGGAACTCGACAAAGAGGGCGTGACCATGACCACGCGTGCTATGGAGATTGGCCTCACGCGCATTGGCATCGTTGGCGTGGGAAAACACATCGTGGCCGGCGGGCTGATGCTCTTTGCTTTCTCCACCATTATCGCCTGGGCGTATTATGGCAGCCGTGCAGTAAATTATCTTTTAGGCGAAAGGTTCATCAAACCCTTCGGGTACATGTATGGACTTTTTGTTTTTCTGGGCAGCATCTGGGGGCTTGATTTGGTTTGGCATTTTGTTGACATGGTTATCACGCTTATGACCATTCCCAACCTGATAGCACTCCTGCTATTGGCTCCGGTGGTGATGAGCGAAACCCAGAAATATTTCAGCGCCATGGATGCACTCGAGCCTCCACGGAAAAAACAAAAAGCCGGAAAGCTATGA
- a CDS encoding sodium-dependent transporter: protein MKKFDFSHRDSFSSKAGVIAAAAGSAIGLGNIWRFPYVAGENGGGAFLIIYIGFIFLIGMPVMLSELIIGRRAQRNPFGAFKLLKPRQPWYLIGLMGIGAAFMILAFYTTIAGWTLEYLYQSIIDGFSGKSTEELRTGFDIFQQSGWMPVIWQIVFMFFTAAIVWMGVKNGIEKYSKILMPILLLIIIIISIRSITLPGARAGIEFLFKPDFSKINAKAVLEALGQAFFSLSIGMGTMITYGSYISKKDNLTSTAFAVSGADTLIAVLAGVAIFPAVFAFGIDPAAGEGLVFITLPNIFQQMPGGYFWALLFFILLAVAALTSTISLLEVVVAYFSEELNIPRKKATAIAAALVTVLGIGCTLSQGSCKHLRLWGDSLFGDLEYLSANVLLPLGGLLIVTFVAWFMGRKTVYAELSNEGTLRIRFFKIFLYIIRFLAPVAIALVFMNGVGLYNF, encoded by the coding sequence ATGAAAAAATTTGATTTCAGCCATCGCGATAGTTTTTCGTCAAAAGCAGGCGTGATAGCTGCCGCAGCAGGCTCGGCGATAGGCCTGGGCAACATCTGGCGGTTTCCGTATGTTGCAGGAGAAAATGGCGGCGGCGCTTTTTTGATTATTTACATCGGTTTTATCTTCCTTATCGGGATGCCCGTGATGCTCTCGGAGCTGATCATCGGACGACGCGCCCAGCGAAATCCCTTTGGCGCCTTCAAGCTGCTAAAACCGCGACAGCCGTGGTACCTGATCGGGCTGATGGGCATCGGTGCAGCTTTTATGATTCTGGCTTTCTACACCACCATTGCCGGCTGGACGCTCGAATATCTTTATCAATCCATCATCGACGGCTTCAGCGGCAAATCGACCGAAGAGCTGCGCACGGGCTTCGACATCTTTCAGCAAAGTGGCTGGATGCCGGTAATATGGCAGATTGTTTTTATGTTTTTCACGGCAGCCATTGTGTGGATGGGTGTAAAAAACGGCATCGAGAAATACTCCAAAATCCTGATGCCCATATTGTTGCTGATTATTATCATCATCTCCATCCGTTCGATAACGCTGCCGGGCGCCAGGGCAGGAATAGAGTTTTTGTTTAAACCTGATTTTTCAAAAATCAATGCAAAAGCAGTTCTCGAAGCACTGGGGCAGGCTTTCTTCTCATTGAGTATTGGTATGGGTACAATGATCACCTATGGATCGTATATTTCCAAAAAAGATAATCTTACTTCCACCGCTTTTGCCGTGTCTGGTGCCGATACGCTGATAGCTGTGCTTGCCGGCGTGGCCATTTTTCCGGCTGTTTTTGCCTTTGGCATCGACCCTGCAGCTGGCGAAGGCCTGGTTTTTATCACGCTTCCCAATATTTTTCAACAGATGCCCGGCGGGTACTTTTGGGCACTCCTGTTTTTTATCTTACTTGCAGTGGCAGCGCTCACTTCTACCATTTCGCTACTGGAGGTGGTGGTAGCCTATTTTAGCGAAGAGCTTAACATTCCTCGAAAGAAGGCTACTGCCATTGCAGCAGCGCTTGTCACTGTGCTGGGGATTGGCTGTACCCTTTCGCAAGGCTCTTGTAAGCATTTGCGACTGTGGGGCGACAGCCTGTTTGGCGATCTGGAATATTTGTCGGCCAATGTGCTGCTTCCGCTGGGTGGCTTGCTCATCGTAACTTTTGTAGCCTGGTTTATGGGACGCAAAACGGTGTATGCTGAATTGTCGAATGAAGGCACTCTACGCATACGATTTTTTAAAATATTTTTGTATATCATCCGCTTTTTGGCGCCGGTAGCCATTGCTTTGGTATTTATGAACGGCGTTGGACTTTATAATTTTTAA
- a CDS encoding helix-hairpin-helix domain-containing protein, translating to MRPFMFITRRQRMGLFFLTGSIFLLVVLYFTMGLFFHPENLSDQNFENEIEAHTDAAEPQAIASHFNYFPFDPNIIGKTQMLELGLTNHQADMIIKYRDAGGWFYNAKDFGKIYAISDAEYELLKPYIIIGQQNQNVVKSPKAVQTALFGFDPNSADSTQLMALGLSTYQTANILKYRKAGGTFTSKKDFNKIYGIDADTYQNMEKYILLPSEINTPPATTEAAGHLELIEINTANTLELCKLKGIGEVYANRITAYRDKLGGFFDKSQLLEIYGIDTSRYAMFAPQVVIDKSVIRRININDATFDILLKHPYLEYYIVKEIFSYRETIGVFDSIAQLKNISLIYDQLYFKIAPYLTTVKRKDLP from the coding sequence ATGAGACCATTTATGTTTATCACCCGACGGCAACGCATGGGACTGTTCTTTTTGACAGGGAGCATCTTCTTGCTGGTGGTTCTGTATTTTACCATGGGTTTATTTTTCCATCCCGAGAATTTATCTGATCAAAATTTTGAAAACGAAATAGAAGCGCACACCGATGCAGCAGAGCCACAAGCAATTGCCAGCCACTTCAATTATTTCCCTTTCGACCCCAACATCATCGGCAAAACGCAGATGCTGGAGCTTGGCCTCACGAACCATCAGGCTGATATGATAATAAAATACCGGGACGCAGGAGGGTGGTTTTATAATGCCAAAGATTTCGGAAAGATTTATGCCATCAGCGATGCAGAGTATGAGCTTTTGAAACCTTATATTATTATAGGCCAGCAAAACCAAAACGTAGTAAAAAGTCCAAAAGCAGTACAAACAGCTCTATTTGGCTTCGATCCAAACAGCGCCGACAGCACGCAACTCATGGCTTTAGGGCTGAGCACCTACCAAACAGCAAATATTCTGAAATACAGAAAGGCCGGCGGCACCTTTACGTCAAAAAAAGATTTCAACAAAATTTATGGTATTGATGCCGACACTTATCAAAATATGGAAAAGTACATCCTGCTGCCCTCGGAAATTAACACCCCGCCAGCAACAACAGAGGCTGCCGGGCACCTGGAACTTATCGAAATCAATACCGCCAACACACTGGAATTGTGCAAGCTGAAAGGCATCGGGGAAGTATACGCAAATCGCATTACTGCTTACCGCGATAAGTTGGGCGGCTTTTTTGACAAATCACAGCTTCTCGAAATATACGGTATCGATACAAGTCGCTATGCGATGTTTGCTCCTCAAGTGGTTATCGACAAATCGGTTATCCGCCGTATCAACATCAACGACGCCACTTTCGACATTTTGCTTAAGCATCCTTACCTTGAATATTATATTGTAAAAGAAATCTTCAGCTATCGCGAAACCATTGGAGTTTTCGACTCGATAGCGCAGCTCAAAAACATCTCTCTGATCTATGATCAGTTGTATTTTAAAATAGCGCCCTATCTCACCACAGTAAAACGAAAGGATTTGCCTTGA
- a CDS encoding tetratricopeptide repeat protein: protein MSTIINKQRGIRIILMLPMLLIAFSVVGQDAARYIDSITQGLDNRQKLEVLNKHTVEVRNSNILLGTRLADEALKLAYKMDDKKLLALPILNKGGIYYLTGNYDSAQILWEDAMARFHTNNDTVNWSHACLNMGRIYVAQADYDKSISYNQTALEVTLQQHDTLAALECLQGIAASYHYMGRYQEAYSYYQQVMEMNINNKYIDVALNTLTNMAALYIELDKFDEALDRYNRALKVADSLRFHKISASILRNMGVIFIQTDENHKALNCLFKSLYLRDSLGLDREYASTLNIIGKVYELEGNLQRANELYIESLQISEAYDDKIQISAGLRFIGENLLLSRNFASAEAYARKSLEIAQGASLRLHTSENYKLLTLIFAADNQMDSAKEYIDRYAELKMQLKMDFDEEEEIVLVEESTDAANDSAGLIRNTPSNGMTWLFSLIIITGLVVFIFVLLAFLTCRRQQRKKFYRKIN, encoded by the coding sequence TTGAGCACAATCATCAATAAGCAAAGAGGCATTCGTATAATACTGATGCTGCCCATGCTGCTGATAGCTTTTTCGGTTGTGGGTCAGGATGCTGCGCGCTATATCGACTCGATAACGCAGGGGCTCGATAACAGACAAAAGCTGGAAGTACTCAACAAACACACTGTGGAAGTGCGTAACAGTAATATTCTTTTGGGAACCAGGCTTGCCGACGAGGCGCTGAAACTTGCTTACAAAATGGATGATAAAAAACTGCTGGCTTTACCGATTTTAAATAAAGGAGGCATTTACTACCTCACCGGCAATTACGACAGTGCACAAATACTTTGGGAAGATGCAATGGCACGCTTTCATACCAATAACGACACGGTGAACTGGTCGCATGCCTGCTTAAATATGGGGCGCATCTACGTGGCACAGGCCGATTATGATAAATCCATTTCCTACAACCAAACTGCATTGGAAGTTACTCTTCAGCAACACGACACGCTCGCTGCGCTCGAATGCCTGCAAGGTATTGCGGCCAGTTACCACTACATGGGACGTTACCAGGAGGCATACAGCTATTATCAGCAGGTCATGGAAATGAACATAAATAATAAATACATCGATGTCGCGCTCAATACCCTTACTAATATGGCCGCTCTTTATATAGAACTGGACAAATTCGATGAGGCACTCGACAGATACAACCGGGCGCTCAAAGTTGCCGACAGCCTTCGCTTCCACAAGATTTCTGCTTCAATATTAAGAAACATGGGCGTGATATTTATACAAACCGACGAAAACCACAAGGCGCTGAATTGTCTTTTTAAGAGCCTATACCTCCGCGATTCGCTGGGATTGGATCGGGAATATGCATCCACCCTCAACATCATCGGTAAAGTTTACGAACTGGAAGGCAACCTGCAACGCGCCAATGAGTTGTATATCGAGAGTTTGCAGATAAGTGAGGCCTATGATGACAAAATTCAAATATCTGCCGGTTTGCGATTTATTGGCGAAAATCTGCTGCTAAGCCGCAATTTTGCAAGCGCTGAAGCCTACGCCAGGAAGAGCCTGGAAATTGCACAAGGAGCCAGTTTACGGCTACACACCTCAGAAAACTATAAGCTGTTGACGCTTATTTTTGCTGCGGACAATCAGATGGACAGCGCCAAAGAATACATCGACCGGTATGCAGAGCTGAAGATGCAACTGAAAATGGATTTTGATGAGGAGGAAGAAATAGTTTTGGTGGAAGAGAGCACAGATGCTGCTAATGATTCTGCGGGACTTATCAGAAACACGCCATCCAACGGGATGACATGGCTTTTCTCGTTGATCATTATCACCGGTCTTGTTGTTTTCATCTTTGTGCTTCTGGCCTTTTTGACGTGCCGCCGGCAACAACGGAAGAAATTTTATAGAAAAATCAATTAA
- a CDS encoding LTA synthase family protein, producing the protein MKSIIFNLLRQLLFWLLFFALSRALFIVYHFQFIRIENVTIAELFSVFYHALPLDLATACYFLIIPFLLLAVQSLWRAGFLNVVNKVYTFVLIVLYALITGGEIGLYGEWKSKINVKALRYLENPSEVYNSADSTTFFTLVIITLVLAGVGIYSYYRFFYKNIHHPARPIQAIVFVLITPALLVLGLRGGWQEIPINQSSTYFSQKNILNLTATNNAFNLYISIFENAKSIRNNPFTYYDPATAKRITQELLTVEKDTTIRVLSTTRPNIVMLIMESWSADLIETLGGEGGITPSFAALEKEGLLFTEMLSSGSRSEQGMASIFGGFPAHALTAITLQPDKFIHLPGLAKIIKEQGYHTSFSFGGQLIYGNIKGYILNNGFDRIREGSDYPDNLIRGKLGVHDEYTMQQLIADLKTEKEPFFAALFTLSSHSPYDQPMEDVFDWGDNERRYINSAYYTDRSLGLFFEAARRQPWYDSTLFIIVADHSKNSYRNHPYHTIAYHSIPMLWTGPVIDSAYRGKQWLRPGSQTDIPATLLAQMQLTHQQFTWSRNLFNPYEKKYRYFGFDNGLIWEEEKGSFAFDADLNDYHWQQPPMAPDDSVIIRGKSYLQTLFQEYLDY; encoded by the coding sequence TTGAAATCAATCATCTTCAACCTGCTGCGACAGTTGCTTTTCTGGCTTCTGTTTTTTGCCCTCTCGCGGGCATTGTTTATCGTTTACCACTTTCAATTTATCCGCATCGAAAATGTGACGATTGCTGAGTTGTTTTCGGTATTTTATCATGCCCTACCTCTCGATCTGGCCACAGCCTGCTACTTTCTTATCATCCCTTTTCTGCTCCTGGCAGTTCAATCCCTTTGGAGGGCAGGGTTCCTCAATGTTGTGAATAAGGTCTACACTTTTGTGCTGATCGTTTTGTACGCCCTCATCACCGGTGGCGAAATTGGCCTTTACGGCGAATGGAAAAGTAAAATCAACGTGAAGGCGCTGCGCTATCTCGAAAATCCGTCAGAGGTGTATAACTCAGCCGACAGCACTACTTTTTTTACTTTAGTAATTATAACGCTGGTACTGGCCGGAGTTGGCATTTATAGTTATTATCGCTTTTTTTATAAAAACATTCATCATCCTGCTAGGCCGATTCAGGCCATCGTATTTGTGCTGATAACGCCAGCACTCTTGGTTTTGGGATTGCGGGGCGGATGGCAGGAAATCCCTATCAACCAGAGCAGCACCTATTTTTCACAAAAAAATATTCTCAACCTGACCGCCACCAACAATGCCTTCAACCTCTACATTAGTATCTTCGAAAATGCCAAAAGCATCCGCAACAATCCGTTTACTTATTACGATCCGGCCACTGCAAAGCGCATCACACAGGAGTTGCTGACTGTCGAAAAAGATACCACCATCCGGGTGCTCAGCACCACGCGTCCTAATATTGTAATGCTGATCATGGAAAGCTGGTCGGCCGATCTGATAGAGACTCTGGGCGGGGAGGGCGGCATCACGCCATCGTTTGCAGCACTCGAAAAAGAGGGACTGCTATTTACAGAAATGCTTTCGAGCGGCTCACGATCAGAGCAGGGCATGGCGAGTATCTTTGGTGGATTTCCGGCGCATGCACTCACGGCTATCACCTTGCAGCCCGATAAGTTTATTCATTTGCCGGGGCTGGCGAAAATAATCAAAGAGCAAGGCTACCACACCTCGTTCAGCTTCGGCGGGCAACTGATTTATGGAAATATTAAAGGATATATTCTCAATAATGGCTTCGACCGGATACGAGAAGGCAGCGACTATCCCGACAACCTGATACGTGGAAAACTCGGCGTGCACGACGAATATACCATGCAGCAGCTTATCGCTGATTTGAAAACTGAAAAGGAACCCTTTTTTGCAGCGCTTTTTACTCTGAGTTCTCATTCGCCCTACGACCAGCCGATGGAAGATGTTTTCGACTGGGGCGATAATGAGCGTCGATATATCAACTCGGCTTACTATACGGATCGGAGCCTGGGGCTGTTTTTTGAAGCAGCTCGCCGGCAGCCGTGGTACGACAGCACCTTATTTATCATTGTCGCCGACCACAGCAAAAACAGTTACCGCAATCATCCTTACCACACCATCGCCTACCACAGCATTCCTATGCTTTGGACCGGTCCGGTAATCGACAGCGCCTACCGCGGCAAGCAATGGCTTCGCCCCGGTTCTCAAACCGATATTCCTGCTACTTTGCTTGCGCAGATGCAGTTGACGCACCAACAATTTACCTGGAGCCGTAACTTATTTAATCCTTACGAAAAAAAATACCGCTACTTCGGCTTCGATAACGGCTTGATTTGGGAAGAAGAAAAAGGCTCCTTTGCATTCGACGCCGACCTCAACGATTATCATTGGCAGCAGCCACCGATGGCACCCGACGACTCGGTGATTATCCGCGGTAAATCCTACCTGCAGACACTGTTTCAGGAATATCTTGATTATTGA
- the rfaD gene encoding ADP-glyceromanno-heptose 6-epimerase → MIVITGAAGFIGSALTSKLNNIGRHDLLLVDDFGNEQKLKNLSKKKFAEQVHRDVFFDWLDKNHKEVETIFHIGARTDTAEFDMSVFDRLNLNYSKKMWEACARYQIPLLYASSAATYGMGEHGYTDSHDIVPQLKPLNPYGVSKNELDKWALNQKQTPPFWAGFKFFNVYGPNEYHKGRMASVIMHAFYQIEKTGKMKLFRSHHPDFSDGGQMRDFVYVKDVVETLLFFAAHQRQPGLYNLGTGTARTFLDLTNATFAAMGRKPVIEFIDTPEDIRDKYQYYTQADMNKVRDYGYSRTFTSLEAGVDDYVKNYLLQAKYL, encoded by the coding sequence ATGATAGTAATAACGGGCGCTGCCGGGTTTATCGGCAGTGCATTGACATCAAAACTGAATAACATCGGGCGCCACGACCTGTTGCTGGTGGATGATTTTGGAAACGAACAAAAGCTAAAAAATCTAAGCAAAAAGAAGTTTGCGGAGCAGGTGCATCGTGATGTGTTCTTCGACTGGCTCGACAAAAACCACAAAGAGGTCGAAACCATCTTTCATATTGGCGCCCGCACCGACACCGCCGAATTTGATATGTCCGTCTTCGACAGGCTCAATCTTAACTACAGCAAAAAAATGTGGGAGGCTTGTGCGCGTTATCAAATTCCGTTGCTTTACGCTTCTTCGGCAGCTACCTACGGAATGGGCGAGCATGGCTACACGGATAGCCACGACATTGTTCCTCAACTAAAGCCGCTAAATCCTTACGGTGTTTCCAAAAATGAATTGGACAAATGGGCGTTGAACCAAAAGCAGACTCCTCCTTTTTGGGCTGGTTTTAAATTTTTTAATGTCTATGGCCCCAACGAATACCACAAAGGACGCATGGCTTCTGTGATTATGCATGCTTTTTATCAGATAGAAAAAACCGGTAAGATGAAGCTCTTCCGGTCGCATCATCCCGACTTTAGCGATGGTGGACAAATGCGCGACTTTGTGTATGTGAAAGATGTGGTGGAAACGTTGCTGTTTTTTGCTGCACATCAGCGGCAACCCGGATTATACAATCTGGGCACCGGCACGGCCCGCACTTTTCTCGATCTTACCAACGCCACCTTTGCCGCTATGGGTCGCAAGCCGGTGATAGAATTTATTGATACACCCGAAGACATCCGTGACAAATACCAATATTACACCCAGGCCGACATGAACAAGGTGCGGGATTATGGGTATAGCCGCACCTTTACCTCACTCGAAGCCGGTGTGGATGACTATGTGAAAAATTATCTCTTGCAAGCCAAATATCTTTAA
- a CDS encoding gamma-glutamyl-gamma-aminobutyrate hydrolase family protein (Members of this family of hydrolases with an active site Cys residue belong to MEROPS family C26.), whose amino-acid sequence MKTSVLKLYSLAALMLFVLIFSACQTEPAPKPRLIAISYIGGDTAGNSYLQWLRYADPQVRYEVMNQYPWDSAGIIFDDCTGLLLTGGEDVYPGYYNQTEDTVRCDGFNHYRDSLEFLLIEQALQRKLPILGVCRGQQILNVALGGSLVVDIPTEIQTAVYHRCIDWQKCYHRVMILPDNMLTGMGAKSGDSVTSNHHQAVKRTADDLKVLAVSNDGVIEAVGWKKPDGKPFLLGVQWHPERMDTISRLSMPLARRFLEEAE is encoded by the coding sequence ATGAAAACATCTGTTTTAAAACTCTACAGCCTGGCAGCTTTGATGTTGTTTGTGCTGATATTTTCAGCTTGTCAAACGGAACCGGCTCCTAAGCCGCGTCTGATTGCTATTTCGTACATCGGTGGCGATACTGCCGGTAACAGCTATTTGCAATGGCTTCGTTATGCCGATCCGCAGGTGCGCTATGAGGTGATGAACCAATATCCATGGGATTCCGCAGGCATCATCTTCGACGACTGCACGGGGTTGCTGCTTACCGGTGGCGAGGATGTTTATCCCGGCTATTACAACCAAACCGAAGATACTGTTCGCTGCGATGGATTTAACCATTATCGGGATTCACTCGAGTTTTTGCTGATAGAGCAGGCGCTGCAGCGTAAATTGCCAATCCTGGGAGTTTGCCGCGGACAGCAAATTCTCAATGTGGCATTGGGCGGCTCGTTGGTGGTGGATATTCCGACTGAAATCCAAACGGCTGTTTATCATCGTTGCATCGACTGGCAGAAATGCTATCATCGGGTGATGATTCTGCCGGATAATATGCTTACGGGCATGGGTGCAAAAAGCGGCGACAGCGTCACCAGCAACCATCACCAGGCTGTGAAGCGTACGGCTGACGATCTGAAAGTTTTGGCTGTATCCAATGATGGAGTTATTGAAGCTGTAGGTTGGAAGAAGCCGGATGGCAAGCCATTTTTGCTGGGCGTGCAGTGGCATCCCGAAAGGATGGACACCATTAGCCGCTTGTCGATGCCGCTGGCGCGAAGGTTTTTGGAAGAAGCCGAATAA